The Pyrodictium delaneyi genome contains a region encoding:
- a CDS encoding sulfide-dependent adenosine diphosphate thiazole synthase — MGIASFYPGELEKQYSEAKLARIALKVALEKLSYAVEADVAIAGAGPAGLTLAWLLAEQGLRVTLVEHRLSTGGGMKGGSMLFPVALVEEGLAAVILEKAGVRLHRVGEGLYAMDPVEAVAKLTARAVDAGAVILPGLHVEDLIVRGSGSNVRVAGIVVNWAPVVEAGWHVDPLYIEARAVVDATGHDAQLARLLERRLPGSLKVPGMSSLDVWTGERQVVEHTGEIFPGLYAAGMSVAEVYNLRRMGPVFGGMIASAARLAEMLAERLAGKRMGLATGVARSG; from the coding sequence TTGGGCATAGCTAGCTTCTACCCTGGTGAGCTTGAGAAGCAGTATAGCGAAGCAAAGCTCGCCAGGATAGCCCTCAAGGTGGCGTTGGAGAAGCTCAGCTACGCGGTCGAGGCGGATGTAGCGATCGCGGGCGCTGGGCCGGCTGGGCTCACGCTTGCCTGGCTCCTAGCAGAGCAGGGGCTACGCGTAACCCTGGTCGAGCATAGACTGAGCACAGGTGGAGGGATGAAGGGCGGCTCAATGCTATTCCCAGTAGCACTAGTCGAGGAGGGCCTCGCCGCGGTCATCCTCGAGAAAGCTGGAGTGAGGCTACACCGTGTAGGGGAAGGCCTATACGCCATGGACCCAGTGGAGGCCGTGGCCAAGCTCACTGCCCGCGCAGTAGATGCTGGAGCCGTGATACTCCCCGGGCTCCACGTAGAGGACCTCATAGTCCGCGGCAGTGGGAGTAATGTACGCGTCGCTGGTATCGTGGTGAACTGGGCCCCCGTTGTCGAGGCTGGCTGGCATGTAGACCCGCTGTACATCGAGGCCCGCGCCGTGGTAGACGCTACCGGCCATGACGCGCAGCTAGCCAGGCTGCTTGAGAGGAGGCTCCCCGGTAGTCTGAAGGTCCCCGGCATGTCGAGTCTAGACGTGTGGACCGGTGAACGCCAGGTCGTGGAGCACACGGGCGAGATATTCCCGGGGCTATACGCGGCCGGCATGTCCGTGGCTGAGGTCTACAACCTGCGCCGCATGGGGCCCGTGTTCGGCGGTATGATAGCCTCTGCAGCGCGGCTCGCCGAGATGCTTGCCGAGAGGCTCGCAGGCAAGAGAATGGGCCTGGCAACGGGGGTGGCTAGGAGTGGCTAA
- the thiC gene encoding phosphomethylpyrimidine synthase ThiC: MQVARGGGTPEELETLSKLEGVPVEKLRARLAQGRIAVLRNVRRLGRVRIVGVGEGLFTKVNVNIGTSGTVVDVDMEAEKARIAVRYGSDTVMDLSMGGPLDEIRRRLMKEAEPLPLGTVPTYQAWVEGLRRYGGLTMPSDWFIEVVERQLRDGVDYMTIHAALSRELAEKALKSSRVIPINSRGGALLAAWMLENREENPYRRHWSYLLELFAEYDAVISVGDSLRPGALADQHDELQIAELIEAARLVESARRAGVQVIVEGPGHMTLDQIPANVKLMKTLTRGAPYYVLGPLPTDTAMGYDHIALAIGGAVAAASGADFLCYVTPAEHLSLPTPEQVKEGLIAARIAAHAADIAKYGARAARRDAELSLLRAKLDWERMWSYAPDPEHAKRIYHQFPAATKACNMCGQYCACMIIDRLSQSRPKPTLQQLLERLGDGGDAAQLLEQLTAP; encoded by the coding sequence ATGCAGGTTGCTCGGGGCGGCGGGACGCCAGAGGAGCTTGAGACTCTATCCAAGCTTGAGGGTGTGCCCGTCGAGAAGCTGCGAGCCCGGCTGGCCCAGGGCAGGATAGCAGTTCTCCGCAACGTCCGCCGGCTCGGCAGAGTGAGGATCGTCGGCGTCGGGGAGGGGCTCTTCACCAAAGTCAACGTGAACATTGGGACTAGTGGCACTGTGGTCGACGTCGATATGGAGGCTGAGAAGGCCCGGATAGCAGTGCGCTACGGCAGCGACACGGTTATGGATCTCAGCATGGGCGGGCCCCTGGACGAGATACGGCGTCGCCTCATGAAGGAGGCTGAGCCCCTCCCACTAGGCACAGTGCCGACTTACCAGGCCTGGGTCGAGGGCCTCCGACGCTACGGAGGCCTCACAATGCCCAGCGACTGGTTCATAGAGGTTGTGGAGAGGCAGCTCCGGGACGGCGTAGACTACATGACTATACATGCCGCGCTATCCCGGGAGCTCGCCGAGAAGGCGCTGAAGAGCAGCAGGGTTATACCGATAAACAGTCGCGGCGGCGCCCTCCTCGCAGCCTGGATGCTCGAGAACAGGGAGGAGAACCCCTACCGCAGGCACTGGAGCTACCTCCTAGAGCTCTTCGCCGAGTACGACGCCGTGATAAGCGTGGGCGATAGCCTCCGGCCCGGCGCCCTGGCGGACCAACACGATGAGCTACAGATCGCGGAGCTGATAGAGGCCGCGCGGCTCGTGGAGAGCGCTCGTAGGGCCGGGGTGCAGGTTATAGTTGAGGGCCCCGGCCACATGACACTCGACCAGATACCCGCCAACGTCAAGCTAATGAAGACGCTGACCAGGGGCGCCCCATACTACGTGCTAGGCCCCCTGCCGACCGACACCGCGATGGGCTACGACCACATAGCCCTAGCGATAGGCGGCGCCGTGGCGGCTGCAAGTGGCGCCGACTTCCTATGCTATGTGACGCCCGCCGAGCACCTAAGCCTGCCGACACCTGAGCAGGTCAAGGAGGGCCTCATAGCGGCGCGGATAGCAGCCCATGCAGCCGACATAGCCAAGTATGGTGCCAGGGCAGCCCGCCGGGACGCAGAGCTAAGCCTCCTCCGGGCAAAGCTAGACTGGGAGCGTATGTGGAGCTACGCGCCCGACCCAGAGCACGCCAAGAGGATATACCACCAGTTCCCGGCAGCCACCAAGGCCTGCAATATGTGCGGCCAGTACTGCGCCTGCATGATAATAGACCGGCTCAGCCAGAGCAGGCCAAAGCCGACGCTACAACAGCTACTAGAAAGGCTAGGAGACGGAGGCGACGCAGCACAGCTACTAGAACAGCTCACAGCACCCTAG
- a CDS encoding RNA methyltransferase translates to MTRLYYALLSGLHASLPLAELRGILEALGHRYQVVEVLDQLAVFKCSCEESKAVAWRAGLVHETGRVLAATEARLGDVLEALEYVDWCNIVGQDDRVRVELHRVRGYARSTLPDDTARRAAQRLEALLRPCGAVAAAREPTKTLRIIVTEGAAVLGLREGVQPKKLLEEHRPQRRPFFHPGSLDPRLARLFVNLSRAAPPGPYLDPFCGTGGFALEAQTLGIPTICGELATRLAEGAHRNLRAYPGEALTETLQWDATKLPLRDETVQSIGTDPPYGRSISLRGKPLQTLLQNFLQEAARVLQPGAYLAYATPHWAEDKAIEYTEQAGLQPLEKHYMRVHGSLTRVIILARK, encoded by the coding sequence GTGACCAGGCTCTACTATGCACTGCTTAGCGGGCTCCACGCCTCGCTGCCCCTGGCGGAGCTCCGGGGTATACTGGAGGCCCTGGGCCACCGGTACCAAGTAGTAGAGGTGCTCGACCAGCTCGCCGTATTCAAGTGCAGCTGCGAGGAAAGCAAAGCCGTAGCGTGGAGGGCCGGACTAGTGCACGAGACCGGCAGAGTGCTAGCAGCCACGGAGGCCCGGCTAGGCGACGTCCTAGAAGCGCTAGAATACGTCGACTGGTGCAACATAGTCGGGCAGGATGATCGGGTACGGGTAGAGCTGCACCGAGTCCGCGGCTACGCCCGCAGTACGCTCCCCGACGATACAGCAAGGCGGGCGGCCCAGCGGCTTGAGGCGCTCCTCCGCCCCTGCGGCGCAGTAGCAGCTGCCAGAGAGCCGACGAAGACACTCCGGATAATAGTCACGGAGGGCGCCGCCGTCCTGGGGCTCCGGGAGGGCGTGCAGCCCAAGAAGCTGCTCGAAGAGCACCGGCCCCAGCGCCGCCCCTTCTTCCACCCCGGCAGCCTAGACCCCCGGCTCGCCCGGCTCTTCGTAAACCTCTCCCGCGCCGCCCCGCCCGGCCCCTACCTAGACCCCTTCTGCGGCACCGGCGGCTTCGCCCTAGAAGCCCAGACCCTAGGCATACCAACGATATGCGGCGAGCTAGCAACCCGGCTAGCCGAGGGAGCACACCGGAACCTCAGAGCCTACCCGGGCGAAGCACTCACAGAGACCCTTCAGTGGGACGCCACCAAGCTCCCTCTACGCGACGAGACAGTACAGAGCATAGGCACAGACCCACCCTACGGCAGAAGCATCTCGCTAAGAGGCAAACCCCTCCAAACACTCCTCCAAAACTTCCTCCAAGAAGCAGCCCGAGTACTCCAGCCAGGAGCCTACCTAGCATACGCTACACCACACTGGGCAGAAGACAAGGCAATAGAATACACCGAACAAGCAGGACTACAACCCCTAGAAAAACACTACATGCGAGTACATGGAAGCCTCACACGGGTAATAATACTAGCCAGGAAGTAA
- a CDS encoding archaellin/type IV pilin N-terminal domain-containing protein encodes MRGISPVIATVIILAVTVAIAVAVIGWITGLWGSLTGGTEQLQIYPDSYINATGNFAIIHVRNTGSADATITKIEIEGIGSFGSGDFDVYTSEATAVTEAIAGTLTADNDVVKAGEEAWIAIVNVNGATAGSSYNVKIYTANGNVFPAIVKAVQR; translated from the coding sequence ATGCGTGGTATAAGCCCTGTCATAGCTACAGTCATAATCCTGGCAGTGACAGTCGCTATAGCAGTGGCAGTAATAGGCTGGATAACGGGCTTGTGGGGCAGTCTGACAGGAGGTACAGAGCAGTTACAAATTTATCCAGACAGCTATATAAATGCAACAGGAAACTTTGCTATAATCCATGTACGCAATACTGGTAGCGCTGATGCGACAATAACAAAGATTGAAATTGAGGGGATAGGCAGTTTCGGGAGCGGTGACTTTGATGTATATACTAGCGAGGCTACAGCTGTAACTGAGGCGATAGCTGGTACACTAACAGCCGACAATGATGTGGTCAAGGCAGGTGAGGAAGCGTGGATAGCTATAGTTAATGTAAATGGTGCTACAGCGGGTAGCAGCTATAATGTCAAGATATACACTGCGAACGGTAACGTATTCCCGGCAATAGTAAAGGCTGTACAAAGGTAA
- a CDS encoding 4-phosphopantoate--beta-alanine ligase, which translates to MTSKGIPRSHPRYWSLVLREQLVEAWRHGIVVPEGLIAHGRGECFDYLIGEETQWFAREAVRAAAAALLLAQHPVVSVNGNAAALAAEGLVRLAELLDAPLEVNLFYRTEERARRIEKLLRSLGARRVLGVEDATARIPGLPHPRGKVSPEGILRADVVLVALEDGDRTEALRRMGKTVIAIDLNPLSRTARMASITIVDNIVRAVPLLVETVRELKTRPRGELEEILRNYDNDRVLAGALRFISERLERLAREGVAMDPLAANGPS; encoded by the coding sequence ATGACCAGCAAAGGTATCCCGCGTAGTCATCCCCGCTACTGGAGCCTAGTTCTCAGGGAGCAGCTGGTTGAGGCTTGGCGACACGGGATCGTGGTACCGGAGGGGCTTATCGCGCATGGCCGTGGAGAGTGCTTCGACTATTTGATCGGCGAGGAGACTCAGTGGTTTGCCCGGGAGGCAGTCCGCGCCGCTGCTGCTGCATTGTTGCTAGCACAGCACCCGGTGGTCTCTGTTAATGGCAACGCTGCTGCCTTAGCTGCTGAGGGGCTCGTGAGGCTGGCAGAGCTTCTCGATGCACCTCTTGAGGTCAACTTGTTCTACCGTACCGAGGAGAGGGCGAGGCGCATCGAGAAGCTCCTACGGAGCCTTGGTGCACGCCGCGTGCTGGGTGTAGAGGATGCTACCGCGCGTATACCGGGGCTACCGCATCCACGGGGTAAAGTGAGCCCGGAAGGGATCCTCCGGGCAGACGTTGTGCTCGTGGCGCTGGAGGATGGCGACCGGACCGAGGCGCTCCGCCGTATGGGGAAGACAGTGATCGCTATTGATCTTAACCCGCTTAGCCGTACCGCCCGCATGGCTAGCATAACGATAGTTGACAACATTGTCCGTGCCGTGCCGCTCCTCGTGGAAACCGTGCGAGAGCTGAAGACCCGGCCGCGCGGGGAGCTAGAGGAGATACTGAGGAACTACGACAACGACAGGGTGCTCGCTGGTGCGCTGCGCTTCATCTCCGAGAGGCTTGAAAGACTGGCGCGTGAAGGAGTAGCTATGGATCCCTTGGCGGCTAATGGGCCTAGCTGA
- a CDS encoding PaREP1 family protein, giving the protein MASAHVTVTLPRSLAERARREAEKLGLGLEEYIIELLMEGIDPEERAHEYVVAAGELLEQAREELAKGDVRQAAEKTWGAAALSVKAYAEYRYGKRLRSHGELWEYARRLNRELGDWVYDAWTAATSMHVCFYEGWCSREDVEKALERVRKLVSGVKRLIARASLS; this is encoded by the coding sequence TTGGCTTCTGCTCATGTTACTGTCACGCTCCCCCGTTCGCTAGCTGAGCGGGCCCGGAGGGAGGCAGAGAAGCTCGGGCTAGGGCTGGAGGAGTACATCATAGAGCTGCTAATGGAGGGTATTGACCCGGAGGAGAGGGCTCACGAATATGTTGTTGCTGCAGGGGAGCTGTTGGAGCAGGCCCGGGAGGAGCTAGCTAAAGGCGATGTCCGGCAGGCTGCGGAGAAGACGTGGGGGGCCGCCGCTCTATCTGTGAAAGCATACGCAGAGTACCGGTATGGGAAGAGGCTTAGGAGTCATGGAGAATTATGGGAATATGCGCGTAGGTTGAACCGGGAGCTGGGAGACTGGGTCTACGATGCTTGGACAGCTGCTACTAGTATGCATGTATGCTTCTACGAGGGATGGTGTAGCCGAGAAGATGTAGAGAAAGCGCTGGAACGTGTTAGAAAGCTCGTGAGCGGTGTTAAGAGGCTCATCGCTCGTGCGTCTCTGTCCTAG
- a CDS encoding ABC transporter ATP-binding protein, with product MGSAAEVKLEARNVWKSYGDRVVLAGVTVVAHQAEVVGIVGPNGCGKTTLLRIIAGLEEPDRGTVVLRGRALLVFQENLLLPWKRLRDNIALGLRYRGAHRELIEERVAWAAELLGITEHLDKYPGEVSGGTARKAAIARMLVLDPDILLLDEPLAGLDVASRRSLLEAVEAIAHRHGKTVVIVDHNLDEVAEYADRVYVLTHPPTRVEVEIELSQLEREEKPALVYEALSKIYRRDRGKYTARTETHER from the coding sequence ATGGGCAGCGCTGCCGAGGTGAAGCTAGAGGCGAGGAATGTCTGGAAGAGTTACGGGGACCGAGTAGTACTAGCCGGAGTTACCGTCGTAGCGCATCAAGCCGAGGTAGTAGGGATAGTAGGGCCTAACGGCTGCGGCAAGACAACACTGCTACGCATCATAGCTGGGCTCGAGGAGCCCGACCGCGGTACAGTAGTGCTGAGAGGCCGTGCTCTGCTAGTCTTCCAGGAGAACCTCCTCCTCCCCTGGAAACGGCTCCGCGACAACATAGCCCTTGGACTCCGCTACCGCGGCGCACACCGGGAGCTAATCGAGGAGCGGGTAGCCTGGGCGGCAGAGCTGCTAGGGATAACGGAGCATCTCGACAAGTACCCAGGCGAGGTGAGCGGCGGCACAGCGAGAAAGGCCGCAATAGCCCGGATGCTCGTCCTCGACCCAGACATACTCCTCCTAGACGAGCCCCTAGCCGGCCTAGACGTCGCCTCGCGCCGCAGCCTCCTAGAAGCAGTAGAGGCTATCGCGCACCGCCATGGCAAGACAGTAGTGATAGTGGATCACAACCTAGACGAGGTAGCAGAGTACGCCGACCGAGTCTACGTGCTCACACACCCACCGACACGCGTCGAGGTAGAGATAGAGCTAAGCCAGCTAGAGCGGGAGGAGAAGCCAGCACTAGTATACGAGGCGCTCAGCAAGATATACCGGAGAGACAGGGGCAAGTACACTGCTAGGACAGAGACGCACGAGCGATGA
- a CDS encoding ABC transporter permease: MTVFWQLVHILYPGQVPGVLGTLAFLAQEGALTIAENTVLTLARTAAGFLIGATTALALGLLYTLGPLAKETVRALNTVLQSVSVLVWSLVLVMLFGVLSPIPPVLVAALVALPIMLSALLSGLESANPRLIELAILLGADRKKLYKDFLLPSLLPALAGAGRAALGAALRISVVAEAFGSSGGIGYMIATYYSLAEPRGVFAWGLVLVTLMIVLDKLVLEHLEERIRRWAALPR, from the coding sequence TTGACGGTTTTCTGGCAGCTCGTCCACATCCTCTATCCTGGCCAAGTTCCAGGGGTACTTGGTACACTTGCCTTCCTAGCGCAGGAGGGCGCTTTAACCATAGCTGAGAATACCGTTCTTACGCTCGCCCGTACAGCGGCTGGATTCCTGATAGGTGCCACCACGGCTTTAGCCCTAGGGCTCCTCTACACCCTAGGTCCCCTAGCTAAAGAGACTGTTAGAGCGTTAAACACTGTGCTTCAGAGCGTCTCGGTCCTCGTCTGGTCGCTGGTTCTAGTCATGTTGTTCGGCGTGCTAAGTCCCATACCCCCAGTTCTCGTGGCAGCACTCGTAGCTCTCCCGATAATGCTCTCAGCTCTATTATCTGGCCTAGAGTCGGCCAACCCTCGTTTAATCGAGCTAGCAATACTCCTCGGGGCGGACAGGAAGAAGCTCTACAAGGACTTCCTGCTCCCTAGCCTCCTCCCAGCACTAGCCGGGGCGGGTAGGGCGGCGCTCGGCGCGGCGCTCCGGATCAGCGTAGTAGCCGAGGCCTTCGGGAGCAGTGGGGGCATAGGCTACATGATAGCTACCTACTATAGCCTTGCCGAGCCTCGTGGCGTCTTTGCGTGGGGGTTAGTGCTAGTAACACTGATGATTGTTCTCGACAAGTTGGTGTTGGAGCACTTGGAGGAGAGGATACGGCGATGGGCAGCGCTGCCGAGGTGA
- a CDS encoding ABC transporter substrate-binding protein yields the protein MALGGSRIERSTAIAAAVVAIAFIVAALMYSDWGKDTTNMVRIGTLRGGVSTLDVITRLGLDQKYRLDVRVEYFTKTLDLANALARGDIDVAVIPAEFVAKLREHGDDVVIIAVDFYQNQAIVAKPETGINRIEDLVGRRVGVFKPTGTYAMFKAYMKAGFGIDVEKSLQLVDSPPPQLVQAFARGDVDAVVLWEPFVSKLVVDEGGEILATYDELWDMWSGHVGEKGVMIVYAARGSWARDNPGIVEALQKIRAEAAQQWNRDKALAVQILMEEYGLSEGAAELCWQRVKMEESVTLTEAIVENILAVWELAREGGYISSEPAALARGAFWQAG from the coding sequence ATGGCTCTTGGTGGTTCTAGAATTGAGCGTAGTACCGCTATAGCAGCTGCTGTAGTAGCTATAGCGTTCATAGTAGCTGCTTTGATGTACTCCGACTGGGGTAAAGATACTACCAATATGGTGAGGATAGGTACTCTACGTGGCGGCGTTTCGACACTGGACGTTATAACTAGGCTCGGACTCGATCAAAAATACAGACTAGATGTACGGGTAGAGTATTTCACTAAGACACTTGATCTAGCTAATGCGCTTGCCCGTGGCGATATAGACGTAGCAGTTATTCCAGCAGAATTTGTCGCAAAGCTCCGCGAACACGGAGATGATGTGGTAATTATAGCTGTTGACTTTTACCAGAACCAGGCAATAGTAGCGAAGCCGGAGACGGGGATAAACCGTATAGAAGACCTTGTGGGGCGTCGTGTTGGCGTGTTCAAACCTACGGGCACATATGCAATGTTCAAAGCCTATATGAAGGCAGGCTTCGGTATCGACGTTGAGAAGAGCCTACAGCTTGTAGACTCACCGCCACCTCAACTGGTTCAAGCCTTTGCCCGTGGTGATGTGGATGCCGTAGTATTATGGGAGCCCTTTGTCTCCAAGCTCGTGGTAGATGAGGGTGGCGAGATACTCGCGACTTACGATGAACTTTGGGATATGTGGAGTGGACATGTAGGCGAAAAGGGTGTAATGATAGTCTATGCTGCACGGGGCTCCTGGGCTAGGGATAATCCCGGGATAGTTGAAGCACTACAGAAGATACGGGCTGAGGCAGCACAGCAGTGGAACCGGGATAAAGCCCTGGCAGTACAGATACTCATGGAGGAGTATGGATTAAGCGAGGGCGCAGCCGAGCTTTGTTGGCAGCGGGTGAAAATGGAGGAGTCAGTAACACTCACAGAAGCGATAGTGGAGAACATCCTAGCAGTGTGGGAGCTAGCACGCGAAGGCGGCTATATAAGCTCCGAGCCAGCAGCTCTGGCAAGAGGAGCGTTCTGGCAGGCTGGCTGA
- a CDS encoding ABC transporter ATP-binding protein encodes MPPILEVRDLHVHYYTLRGVVRAVDGVSFTLEPGEVLGVAGESGCGKSTLAWALLRLVPPPGRIAKGEIIIDGEDIVGMSEDEVRSRIRWQKISMIFQGAMNALNPVYRVWEQIAEPLIVHRGMTKEQAYNRVIEVLEMVGLGEDVAQRYPHELSGGQKQRVVIAMALALDPPILIADEPTTALDTIIQAQILNLLKDLKHKLGMSIIFISHDLSVIAELADKIAVMYAGKIVEYGPSEQIYNNPQHPYTRALLRAIPRLHGPKEKLAYIPGQPPDLRRPPPGCRFAPRCPQAMPVCHEHEPPYFEVGDNHYAMCWLHRGKSERRTLA; translated from the coding sequence GTGCCGCCTATACTCGAGGTACGCGATCTTCATGTACACTATTACACGCTCCGTGGCGTCGTCCGTGCTGTTGACGGCGTCAGCTTTACGCTCGAACCTGGCGAGGTTCTCGGTGTAGCTGGCGAGAGTGGTTGTGGCAAGTCGACGCTTGCCTGGGCGCTTCTACGACTAGTCCCGCCACCGGGTAGAATAGCTAAAGGCGAGATAATTATAGATGGAGAAGATATTGTGGGTATGAGTGAAGACGAAGTAAGGTCTAGGATACGCTGGCAGAAGATAAGCATGATATTCCAAGGTGCCATGAACGCGTTGAACCCCGTCTACAGGGTCTGGGAGCAGATAGCCGAGCCACTTATAGTGCATCGCGGCATGACCAAGGAGCAAGCCTACAACAGGGTAATAGAAGTACTAGAGATGGTTGGGCTCGGCGAGGATGTAGCACAACGTTACCCACACGAGCTTAGCGGTGGCCAGAAGCAGAGAGTAGTAATAGCCATGGCGCTAGCCCTCGACCCACCAATACTTATAGCAGACGAGCCCACTACAGCACTTGACACAATAATACAAGCCCAGATACTAAACCTGCTAAAAGACCTAAAACACAAGTTGGGCATGAGCATCATATTCATAAGCCACGATCTCAGCGTCATCGCGGAGCTAGCAGACAAGATAGCGGTAATGTATGCCGGCAAGATAGTAGAGTATGGGCCCAGCGAGCAGATTTACAACAACCCTCAGCACCCCTACACCCGTGCACTCCTACGCGCCATCCCAAGGCTCCACGGCCCCAAGGAGAAGCTAGCCTACATACCCGGCCAGCCGCCAGATCTCCGCCGCCCACCGCCTGGCTGCCGCTTCGCCCCAAGGTGCCCACAAGCAATGCCTGTCTGCCATGAACATGAGCCGCCATACTTCGAAGTAGGAGACAATCACTATGCCATGTGCTGGCTACACCGTGGCAAGAGCGAACGCAGGACTCTAGCCTAG
- a CDS encoding MFS transporter yields MKANKEAIAAGSLTIVLLFGVVSLLGDMSYEGFRSVLPVFIPGGLELSSVAGLGEVIAWSLRPVTGLVADRLGAYWGFTILGYSMIPLGILVASLGGPMLVLGYSIERLGKALRSPSRDALLAGVAGKRRGLVFGIHETMDQVGAIVGPLIAYITLSRGMGLWLLSIPGLLTVFVLLFARSLYPRGARPRPKKVGIREALHWSKGAVLYVVIAGTLVASPLAVEHVARTLGGVTASSAPLLYAAAMLSDAFAAVPLGMLYDRQPKTATSIPVVMGATAGIVAVLLGDTLAGALVAALLSGIAEAGFETVARAMVRGGATGYGFYGLARGVAAAGSIALYSVAASMLA; encoded by the coding sequence TTGAAGGCCAACAAGGAGGCTATAGCAGCCGGGAGCCTTACCATTGTACTGCTTTTCGGCGTTGTGAGTCTACTAGGCGATATGAGTTACGAAGGTTTCAGAAGCGTTCTACCAGTCTTCATACCTGGTGGACTAGAGCTTAGTAGTGTAGCAGGACTAGGAGAAGTAATAGCATGGAGTCTCCGCCCGGTCACTGGTCTTGTAGCCGACCGGCTCGGAGCCTACTGGGGTTTCACAATCCTAGGATATTCCATGATACCCCTTGGGATACTCGTTGCCTCGCTTGGCGGCCCTATGCTGGTACTAGGCTACAGCATAGAGAGACTCGGTAAAGCGCTCCGAAGCCCTAGCCGCGACGCGCTCCTAGCTGGAGTCGCCGGCAAACGCCGTGGTCTAGTCTTCGGAATCCACGAGACAATGGACCAGGTAGGCGCCATAGTAGGACCATTGATAGCCTATATTACGCTCAGCCGGGGTATGGGCCTCTGGCTCTTATCTATACCAGGTCTTCTAACAGTATTCGTGCTACTGTTTGCCCGAAGCCTTTACCCGAGGGGTGCCCGGCCTCGGCCAAAGAAGGTAGGAATACGGGAGGCCCTACATTGGAGCAAAGGAGCAGTCTTATACGTAGTTATAGCGGGAACGCTAGTAGCTAGCCCGCTCGCCGTAGAGCATGTTGCAAGGACTCTAGGCGGCGTAACTGCTAGCTCTGCTCCACTACTATATGCCGCTGCAATGCTATCTGACGCCTTTGCAGCAGTACCCCTCGGCATGCTCTACGACAGGCAACCAAAGACTGCCACATCTATACCAGTAGTGATGGGAGCTACTGCTGGCATAGTAGCTGTATTGCTGGGTGATACTCTAGCTGGAGCACTTGTAGCCGCCCTGCTGAGCGGCATAGCAGAAGCGGGGTTTGAAACCGTAGCCCGCGCAATGGTACGTGGGGGCGCCACGGGTTACGGATTCTATGGTCTGGCGCGTGGCGTAGCTGCAGCAGGCTCTATAGCACTATACAGTGTCGCAGCGTCTATGCTCGCGTAG